In a single window of the Azospirillum sp. B510 genome:
- a CDS encoding IS3 family transposase has translation MTTKRHIFTDEFKQEAVALLASSGRSLAQIARELRVQPSVLRKWQRRLTGSGEPIKHRKSPVGNANSPASRWNGYYAWRTRPESPRKAANRQLLDDSRHGLPVAPNRLDRDFAPTKPNQTWLTDITYIPTDEGWLYLAVVLDLSSRKAVGWAMRDQMRTELPLAAPTMAIQRRRPQPGLLHHSDRGSQYAAGDYRKALMNNAIIQSMSRKGNCWDNTPMESFFGSLKAELVHGARYPTRDAARRDLFAYIEGYYNRKRLHSAPRAPNPC, from the coding sequence ATGACGACGAAACGGCACATCTTTACGGACGAGTTCAAGCAAGAGGCGGTGGCTCTGTTGGCCAGCAGCGGCCGCTCGCTTGCGCAGATCGCCCGTGAATTGAGAGTGCAGCCCTCGGTATTGCGGAAATGGCAGCGCCGCCTCACCGGGTCAGGGGAGCCGATCAAGCATCGGAAATCGCCCGTTGGAAACGCGAACTCGCCCGCGTCCAGATGGAACGGCTATTATGCTTGGCGCACACGACCGGAGAGCCCACGCAAGGCAGCGAACCGACAGTTGCTCGACGACAGCCGGCACGGTTTGCCGGTGGCGCCCAATCGGCTCGATCGCGACTTTGCCCCGACAAAGCCGAACCAGACCTGGCTCACCGACATCACATACATCCCGACGGACGAGGGCTGGCTGTATCTCGCCGTCGTCCTGGATCTGTCCAGCCGCAAGGCCGTAGGCTGGGCAATGCGCGACCAGATGCGCACCGAACTGCCGCTGGCTGCCCCGACCATGGCGATCCAGCGGCGACGGCCCCAGCCCGGCCTCCTGCACCACTCGGATCGCGGCAGTCAATACGCCGCTGGGGATTACCGCAAGGCACTGATGAACAACGCAATCATCCAATCGATGAGCCGCAAAGGCAACTGCTGGGACAACACTCCGATGGAAAGCTTCTTCGGCAGTTTGAAAGCGGAACTCGTTCATGGCGCCCGCTATCCAACGCGCGACGCCGCTCGCAGGGACCTGTTCGCCTACATCGAAGGCTACTACAATCGCAAGCGACTGCACTCGGCTCCCAGGGCTCCGAATCCGTGTTAA
- a CDS encoding efflux RND transporter periplasmic adaptor subunit produces the protein MTRPGAATGAVAILAILPAILLGGGIASAPASAQDAAQGQVRALIEARRHAVLSSEIPGRIARMSVDAGQSFKAGDLLVAFDCASYQAELDAARAQLNAAEVTARVNRRLNSLRSIGEAEVQLAEAKAQVARADVRKAEVQARRCEIKAPFDGRAVERRIQEHESVAAGAPLLEILSDRDLKVELIVPSSWLVWLKPGQRFDLRVDETGMTLPGEVVLPGAKVDPASQSVKVTARLTGESVPTGMIAGMSGTAIFPEPTLSALPAGPQGASKPGAAKP, from the coding sequence GTGACCCGTCCCGGTGCCGCGACCGGCGCCGTGGCGATCCTTGCCATCCTGCCGGCCATTCTGCTGGGCGGAGGCATCGCCTCCGCCCCGGCGTCGGCCCAGGACGCCGCGCAGGGGCAGGTTCGCGCGCTGATCGAGGCTCGGCGGCATGCGGTCCTGTCCTCCGAAATCCCCGGCCGCATCGCCCGCATGAGCGTCGACGCCGGCCAGAGCTTCAAGGCCGGCGACCTGCTGGTCGCCTTCGACTGCGCCAGCTATCAAGCCGAATTGGACGCCGCCCGCGCCCAGTTGAACGCGGCGGAGGTGACGGCGCGGGTCAACCGGCGCCTGAACAGCCTGCGGTCCATCGGCGAGGCGGAGGTGCAGCTGGCCGAGGCGAAGGCCCAGGTCGCCCGCGCCGACGTCCGCAAGGCGGAGGTCCAGGCCCGGCGCTGTGAGATCAAGGCGCCCTTCGACGGCCGGGCGGTCGAACGCCGCATCCAGGAGCATGAGTCGGTCGCCGCCGGCGCGCCGCTGCTGGAAATCCTGTCCGACCGCGACCTGAAGGTGGAGCTGATCGTCCCATCCTCCTGGCTGGTGTGGCTGAAGCCGGGGCAACGCTTCGACCTGCGCGTCGACGAAACCGGCATGACCCTGCCGGGCGAGGTGGTGCTGCCCGGCGCCAAGGTCGATCCGGCCAGCCAATCGGTGAAGGTCACCGCCAGATTGACCGGCGAAAGCGTTCCGACCGGAATGATCGCCGGCATGAGCGGCACCGCGATCTTTCCGGAACCAACGCTATCGGCACTGCCGGCCGGGCCCCAGGGAGCCTCCAAGCCCGGTGCCGCGAAGCCATGA
- a CDS encoding ISAs1-like element ISAzs5 family transposase has product MSSIEAGFGEKSRLKALLEHFSRIDDPRAPWRVAYPLPEILLLAVCGTIADCEDYEAIAAWGEARLDFLRRFQPYHHGVPSGRWLTVFMNRIPPGLFQDCFLSWVREAWPDRPELVAIDGKTSRRSHDRSLGQAPLHLVSAFATTSRLVLGQEAVEDKASELAAIPVLLERLATEGGLKGAIVTIDAIACNATIAQAVRDAGADYLLAVKANQPTLRDEIESFFTSAPPETLDHAADIDKGHGRIEQRAVTVARQVDWLSGARRFPGEVRLPAVAAIVRVVSKTELKDRCRTDTRYYITSAPLAAQAAAEAVRGHWRIENQLHWLLDVVFNEDQSRLRKGHGALNMAVVRHFAINLVRKAAEPARPRSGLRRATKKPAATPRPTSIKLRRKLAGWDTDYLNAILDVNIR; this is encoded by the coding sequence ATGAGTTCGATCGAAGCCGGCTTTGGTGAGAAATCGCGGCTGAAGGCGCTGCTGGAACATTTTTCGCGGATCGACGACCCGCGTGCTCCCTGGCGGGTCGCCTATCCGTTACCGGAGATCCTGCTTCTGGCGGTGTGCGGGACGATCGCGGATTGCGAGGATTACGAGGCGATCGCCGCCTGGGGTGAAGCGCGGCTCGACTTTCTGCGGCGCTTCCAGCCCTATCACCATGGGGTGCCGAGCGGACGCTGGCTGACCGTGTTCATGAACCGGATCCCTCCCGGCCTGTTCCAGGACTGCTTCCTGTCCTGGGTGCGCGAGGCGTGGCCCGACCGGCCGGAACTGGTCGCCATCGACGGCAAGACCTCGCGACGCAGCCATGACCGCAGCCTTGGGCAGGCCCCTTTGCACTTGGTCTCGGCCTTCGCCACCACCAGCCGTCTGGTCCTCGGCCAGGAGGCCGTCGAGGACAAAGCCAGCGAACTGGCGGCCATTCCGGTTCTGCTGGAGCGCCTGGCGACCGAGGGCGGGCTCAAGGGCGCGATCGTCACCATCGACGCCATCGCCTGCAACGCCACCATCGCCCAGGCCGTTCGCGACGCCGGGGCCGACTATCTGCTGGCGGTCAAAGCCAACCAGCCCACCCTGCGCGACGAGATCGAGAGTTTCTTCACCAGCGCACCGCCGGAGACGCTCGATCACGCCGCCGATATCGACAAGGGCCATGGCCGGATCGAGCAGCGCGCGGTCACGGTCGCGCGCCAGGTCGATTGGTTGAGCGGCGCGCGGCGTTTTCCCGGCGAAGTCCGCCTGCCCGCCGTCGCCGCCATCGTTCGGGTGGTCAGCAAGACCGAGCTGAAGGATCGTTGCCGCACCGACACGCGCTATTACATCACCTCCGCCCCGCTCGCCGCCCAGGCGGCGGCCGAGGCCGTGCGCGGCCATTGGCGCATCGAGAACCAACTGCACTGGCTGCTCGACGTCGTCTTCAACGAGGACCAGTCCCGCTTGCGCAAAGGCCACGGCGCCCTGAACATGGCCGTCGTCCGCCACTTCGCCATCAACCTCGTCCGCAAGGCCGCCGAACCCGCCCGGCCGCGCTCCGGATTACGGCGCGCCACCAAAAAGCCGGCCGCCACTCCCAGACCCACCAGCATCAAGCTCCGCAGGAAGCTGGCAGGCTGGGACACCGATTACCTCAACGCTATCCTCGACGTTAATATCCGTTAA
- a CDS encoding class I SAM-dependent methyltransferase yields the protein MDRIDNKANYRSPTLVSEYDAQRRIGEDDYVNSVEVDYFVTQVRRLAGPSGSVIDMGAGTGKLSLAFAELGYEVIAFDQSETMLERLDAKARERGLSITCRLGDIVADAPQGMVEPSYDVAVSSRVLMHVADPDAMIGHMAALSRRGIVLDAPRRVSPNRLLVGWRALTGGEVYRCFGDSALPKLIESKGCQVVNRTPLFVVPIAAHLKFFDKSTSEFLEKNLTHLKLISSTMFISAKKFL from the coding sequence ATGGACCGAATCGACAACAAGGCTAACTACCGCTCGCCGACGTTGGTGTCCGAATATGATGCCCAACGCCGGATCGGCGAGGATGACTATGTCAACAGTGTAGAGGTTGACTATTTCGTTACCCAGGTCCGCCGGCTTGCCGGTCCGAGCGGCTCGGTCATCGACATGGGAGCTGGCACTGGCAAGCTGTCTCTGGCTTTTGCCGAGCTTGGCTACGAGGTGATCGCCTTTGACCAGTCGGAAACGATGCTGGAGCGTTTGGATGCCAAGGCGCGGGAGAGAGGGCTCAGCATTACCTGCCGGCTTGGCGACATTGTTGCCGATGCACCTCAGGGGATGGTGGAGCCCAGCTACGACGTTGCTGTGTCGTCGCGGGTGCTGATGCATGTGGCCGATCCTGACGCGATGATCGGCCATATGGCTGCGCTGTCCCGCCGCGGCATCGTGCTCGATGCGCCCCGGCGCGTCAGCCCGAACCGGTTGTTGGTTGGATGGCGCGCGCTGACCGGGGGAGAGGTTTACCGCTGTTTTGGTGATAGCGCTTTGCCTAAACTTATTGAAAGCAAGGGCTGCCAAGTTGTTAACAGGACTCCACTTTTTGTTGTGCCTATCGCAGCTCATTTGAAATTTTTTGATAAGTCTACAAGCGAATTCCTTGAGAAAAATCTGACGCACCTAAAATTAATATCTTCAACGATGTTCATATCTGCCAAGAAATTTCTTTAG
- a CDS encoding TolC family protein, with protein sequence MKTSTAQLRRRPLSSVVPAAVLAASLLSAGCSITPEPLTAEENLARVRKDLGVVLTPQEPLTKAVSMDEAMARAIKYNLDERVKLMEMAVASDQLDLSRYDMLPRVVAAAGYVGRNNDAGSESLNLATGRRTGESTTATDKHRRTGDLAFTWNILDFGVSYLRARQNANLVLIANERRRRVVQGIMQDVRTAYWRAVAAERLLRRLEPLEKRVEGARRDARTLEALRLQAPLQALNYTRTLVETLRQLQSLRRELVASKAQLGALMGLPPGEPFEIELPQASVMQTPPKLEIAVEALETYALLNRPELLEESYNQRISADETWRSLLKLLPGIDVNAALRYDSNSFLLNQRWADYGARISWNLINLVSAPATKSYAEAQEELVDFRRQALSMAVLSQVHVAVLQFRELKQEFALTAEQADLDTRIRSQYMNVGEAGQGGELGVIQSEVAALLSDLRRDLVLADLHNAYARVMVSAGVDPLPETIPADDLPSLTRAVATGLSSWQERANSVLRVKDLAREAAKAGGTGAAPEAAPEAAKAEPAKPAVPMAAVPAPVPVADAPKAVVAAPAKAAARTPLAAPAATPVASASFSPVIQADLGAYASHRLAAQEWDMIAKRLGPATEGAGALYITTRRSGDGKLITQLRAGGFADRAGADRFCQRVKDKQRECTVRTLSAEESQSDSRTVGKQASL encoded by the coding sequence ATGAAGACTTCGACCGCCCAACTTCGCCGCCGCCCGCTTTCTTCGGTGGTGCCCGCCGCCGTCCTGGCGGCGTCCCTGCTGTCCGCCGGCTGCTCGATCACACCCGAGCCGCTGACCGCCGAGGAGAATTTGGCCCGCGTCCGCAAGGATCTGGGGGTCGTTCTGACCCCGCAGGAGCCGCTGACCAAAGCGGTCTCAATGGACGAGGCGATGGCGCGCGCCATCAAGTACAATCTCGACGAGCGCGTGAAGCTGATGGAGATGGCGGTCGCCTCCGATCAGCTCGATCTATCGCGCTACGACATGCTGCCGCGCGTGGTGGCCGCCGCCGGCTATGTCGGGCGCAACAATGATGCCGGGTCGGAAAGCCTGAACCTCGCCACCGGGCGGCGCACGGGCGAGAGCACCACCGCCACCGACAAGCACCGCCGCACCGGCGACCTCGCCTTCACCTGGAACATCCTGGATTTCGGCGTCAGCTATCTGCGGGCGCGGCAGAACGCCAATCTGGTGCTGATCGCCAATGAGCGCCGCCGCCGCGTCGTCCAGGGCATCATGCAGGACGTGCGGACCGCCTATTGGCGCGCGGTGGCGGCCGAACGGCTGCTGAGGCGGCTGGAGCCGCTGGAAAAACGGGTGGAGGGGGCGCGGCGCGATGCCCGCACGCTGGAGGCGCTGCGCCTCCAGGCTCCGCTGCAGGCGCTGAACTATACCCGCACCCTGGTGGAGACCCTGCGGCAGTTGCAGTCGCTGCGGCGCGAGCTGGTGGCGTCGAAGGCGCAGCTGGGCGCGCTGATGGGCCTGCCGCCGGGCGAACCGTTCGAGATCGAGCTGCCGCAGGCGAGCGTCATGCAGACGCCGCCCAAGCTGGAGATCGCGGTGGAGGCGCTGGAGACCTACGCCCTGCTGAACCGGCCGGAACTGCTGGAGGAAAGCTACAACCAGCGCATCTCCGCCGACGAGACCTGGCGGTCTCTGCTGAAGCTGCTGCCGGGCATCGATGTCAACGCCGCCCTGCGCTACGACAGCAACAGCTTCCTGCTGAACCAGCGTTGGGCGGACTATGGCGCACGGATCAGCTGGAACCTGATCAATCTGGTTTCCGCCCCCGCCACCAAATCCTACGCCGAGGCGCAGGAGGAGCTGGTCGACTTCCGCCGTCAGGCCTTGAGCATGGCGGTGCTGAGCCAGGTGCATGTGGCGGTGCTACAGTTCCGCGAGCTGAAGCAGGAATTCGCCCTGACCGCCGAGCAGGCTGATCTCGACACCCGCATCCGCTCGCAATACATGAATGTCGGCGAGGCTGGCCAGGGCGGCGAGCTGGGGGTTATCCAATCGGAAGTGGCGGCGCTGCTGTCCGATCTGCGCCGCGATCTGGTGCTGGCCGATCTGCACAACGCCTATGCCCGCGTCATGGTGTCGGCCGGCGTCGATCCGTTGCCCGAGACGATTCCCGCCGACGACCTGCCCAGCCTGACCCGGGCGGTGGCCACCGGCCTGTCCTCCTGGCAGGAGCGCGCCAACAGCGTTCTGCGTGTGAAGGATCTGGCGCGGGAGGCGGCCAAGGCCGGCGGCACCGGAGCGGCGCCGGAAGCCGCGCCGGAAGCCGCCAAAGCTGAGCCCGCCAAGCCGGCGGTGCCCATGGCGGCCGTTCCGGCCCCTGTTCCGGTCGCGGACGCGCCGAAGGCTGTGGTCGCCGCCCCGGCAAAGGCGGCGGCTCGCACTCCCCTTGCCGCCCCTGCCGCCACCCCGGTTGCGTCGGCCTCCTTCTCTCCGGTCATCCAGGCCGATCTTGGGGCTTACGCAAGCCACAGGCTCGCCGCGCAGGAATGGGATATGATCGCCAAACGCCTGGGACCGGCAACGGAAGGGGCCGGCGCCCTGTACATCACCACCCGGCGCAGCGGAGACGGCAAGCTGATCACCCAGCTGCGCGCAGGCGGCTTCGCCGACCGCGCCGGGGCCGACCGGTTCTGCCAGCGTGTGAAGGACAAGCAGCGGGAATGCACCGTTCGTACCCTTTCGGCAGAGGAAAGCCAGTCCGACAGCCGGACCGTCGGCAAGCAGGCGTCGCTGTGA
- a CDS encoding efflux RND transporter periplasmic adaptor subunit, which translates to MSTVTAQSPPQHAAPPQAVQQGGAAQPVNGLLMLLELQRQAWRQGTAPELRYHIVNQTRRLISYRQAAFLTVDGRGRPALEAVSNIAVLEPNAPFAQWLEAAARAVAAGTQANAVHVVDPATLPVGVRGAWGEWGPAQVLWCPLRKPEAPRDALSDAPAAGMDKVGPPLAGLWLGRDEPWTDGEILLLGHLTEGYGHAWWALSGRRAKRHGLRRAALPLLVLLAVAGALAIPVPMSTLAPAEIQTSNPVIVAAPLDGVIERFHVQPNEAVAAGQPLFSFESTVLRSRFEVARKGLTQAEAELLTASQAAFADPQTKARIAQLRAQVELRRAEMALARDLLDRVTVKAERPGIAVFTDVNDWLGKPLSVGERVLTLADPQAPEIDIMVPVGDALVLEPGSPVELFLNVDPLHPLQARLTHASYEAGLSAAGVLSYRVKAALEPGRNPGEAPPRIGLRGTAKILGDRVPLALYLFRRPLALLRQSLGV; encoded by the coding sequence ATGAGCACGGTCACGGCCCAGTCCCCGCCCCAGCATGCGGCCCCCCCGCAGGCGGTGCAGCAGGGAGGAGCGGCACAGCCGGTCAACGGACTGCTGATGCTGCTGGAGTTGCAGCGCCAGGCCTGGCGGCAGGGGACGGCGCCGGAGCTGCGCTATCACATCGTCAACCAGACCCGCCGGCTGATCTCCTACCGACAGGCGGCCTTCCTGACGGTGGACGGACGGGGCCGGCCGGCGCTGGAGGCGGTGTCGAACATCGCGGTTCTGGAACCGAACGCTCCCTTCGCCCAATGGCTGGAGGCGGCGGCGCGCGCCGTCGCGGCCGGGACGCAGGCCAATGCCGTCCATGTCGTCGACCCCGCCACTCTGCCCGTCGGCGTCCGCGGCGCCTGGGGCGAGTGGGGACCGGCACAGGTGCTGTGGTGTCCGCTGCGCAAGCCGGAAGCTCCGCGCGACGCCCTGTCCGACGCTCCAGCGGCAGGCATGGACAAGGTTGGTCCGCCCCTGGCCGGCCTGTGGCTCGGCCGGGACGAGCCCTGGACCGACGGCGAGATCCTGCTGCTAGGCCATCTGACCGAAGGCTACGGCCATGCCTGGTGGGCGCTGTCGGGCCGGCGGGCGAAACGGCATGGACTGCGGCGAGCCGCGCTGCCATTGCTGGTCCTGCTGGCGGTCGCCGGCGCGCTCGCCATCCCGGTGCCGATGTCCACCCTGGCGCCGGCCGAGATCCAGACCAGCAACCCGGTGATCGTCGCCGCTCCACTGGACGGGGTGATCGAGCGCTTCCATGTGCAGCCGAACGAGGCGGTGGCGGCCGGACAGCCGCTGTTCAGCTTCGAGTCCACCGTCCTGCGCAGCCGCTTCGAGGTGGCGCGCAAGGGACTGACCCAGGCGGAGGCGGAGTTGCTGACCGCCTCGCAGGCCGCCTTCGCCGACCCGCAGACCAAGGCCCGCATCGCCCAGCTTCGCGCCCAGGTGGAGCTGCGCCGGGCCGAAATGGCGCTCGCCCGCGACCTGTTGGACCGGGTGACGGTCAAGGCCGAGCGCCCCGGCATCGCCGTTTTCACCGACGTCAATGACTGGCTGGGCAAGCCGCTGTCGGTGGGCGAGCGTGTGCTGACGCTGGCCGACCCGCAGGCGCCGGAGATCGACATCATGGTGCCGGTGGGCGACGCCCTGGTGCTGGAACCGGGCTCTCCGGTCGAACTGTTCCTGAACGTCGACCCGCTCCATCCCCTCCAGGCCCGCCTGACCCATGCCAGCTACGAAGCAGGCCTGTCGGCGGCCGGCGTGTTGTCCTACCGTGTCAAGGCGGCGCTGGAGCCGGGCCGGAATCCGGGAGAAGCCCCGCCCCGCATCGGTCTGCGCGGCACCGCCAAGATCCTGGGCGACCGCGTGCCGCTGGCCCTCTACCTGTTCCGCCGCCCGCTGGCCCTGCTGCGCCAGTCGCTGGGAGTTTGA
- the rfbF gene encoding glucose-1-phosphate cytidylyltransferase, producing MKVVILAGGLGTRLSEETTQRPKPLVEIGGRPIIWHIMKIYSTHGFNDFVICAGYKGYMIKEYFANYAIHNSNIHVNLKSGEMRLENSMAEPWNISIIDTGDSTLTGGRVKRISAYLGEDEEFMMTYGDGVGDVNIKSLLAHHRAEGRMATVTGAQPPGRFGQLSVTGNVVNAFQEKPIGEAGWINAGFFVLSRQVLDFIEGDDTTFERGPLEKLSHDQQLTLYRHTGFWLPMDTVRDKTVLEEMWRSDQAPWKIW from the coding sequence ATGAAAGTAGTCATTCTTGCTGGCGGGCTCGGAACTCGACTTTCTGAAGAAACAACTCAGAGACCTAAGCCGCTCGTTGAGATCGGGGGTCGGCCAATTATTTGGCATATTATGAAAATATATTCAACCCATGGATTCAATGATTTTGTAATATGTGCTGGATATAAAGGTTATATGATAAAAGAGTATTTTGCAAACTACGCAATTCACAATTCAAATATCCATGTAAACTTAAAGAGTGGTGAGATGAGATTGGAAAATTCCATGGCAGAGCCGTGGAATATATCAATTATTGACACTGGAGACTCTACGCTGACTGGAGGAAGAGTAAAGCGTATCAGTGCTTATCTTGGAGAAGATGAAGAATTTATGATGACATATGGAGATGGTGTTGGCGATGTGAATATTAAATCTTTGCTTGCGCATCACCGAGCAGAGGGACGTATGGCTACAGTAACTGGTGCCCAGCCTCCTGGTCGCTTTGGGCAGCTTAGCGTAACAGGAAATGTGGTTAATGCTTTCCAAGAAAAGCCGATAGGCGAAGCTGGGTGGATCAATGCGGGGTTCTTTGTATTGTCCCGCCAAGTTCTAGATTTTATTGAAGGAGACGATACAACTTTTGAAAGAGGGCCTTTGGAAAAGCTCTCTCACGATCAGCAACTTACGCTATACCGGCATACGGGCTTTTGGTTGCCTATGGATACGGTAAGGGATAAAACTGTTCTCGAAGAAATGTGGCGTTCTGATCAAGCTCCTTGGAAGATTTGGTGA